The region GGCTCCTGGCTGTGGCCGAGGATCACCCGCAGCAGATTTGGACGATCATTCAGCTCCCGCTCCCCCGCCCCATAGCCGACGGCCTCAACCCGCACGGCGGGCACGCTCCCGGGCTGAGCGACCGCGGCCAGGATTGCCGCCCCGGTCGGCGTCACCAGCTCGCTCTGGCCGTCAGCCAAACACACCGGGAAGCCCTTAAGGAGTTCGAGCGTGGCCGGTCCGGGTACGGGCAGGATGCCGTGCCGCGACGACACCACCCCGCTGCCCAGTGGCAGGGGCGAGACGTACACCCGCTCGACGCCCAGCGTGTGCAAACAGAAGGCGGTGCCGACAATATCGACAATGGAGTCAACCGCCCCAACCTCATGAAAATGGACGTCTTCGGGTGGAACGCCGTGGATGTGGCCCTCGGCCTGGGCCAAGACCTGAAAAATACGCACTGTCGTCTCTTTGACCTGGGGGATCAACGCGCTCGCCCGGAGCATGTCGGCAATAGATCGCGCGCTGCATTCGACCTGCGGTTCATGGACCTCAACCTCGAATTTCGTTGCCTGAATACCGCTGCGTTGGCGGATGGTCTGCCGGAGCCGATAGCCGCTCAGCTCGAGCCCGTTCAGCTCGTGGCGGAGGGCGTCGAGCGACACGCCGAGCTGTAGAAAGGCGCCGAGCGTCATATCACCGCTGATCCCGGAGAAGGCGTCAAAATAGGCAATTTTCATGGTATTGGTTCGTGGCCGGCATCCCGCCGTGCATCGCCAGCCGTCTCGGACCGAGCGGGACGCCTCCCCGGTTCGGCCGGGGATACATTTTGCACCGCCACCAGGTAGAGGGTCTGCGAGGTGCGCTCCAGCGTAAAGCGGACGCGCTGGCCGGGCACACAGGCGTCGGCCAGGGCCGGAGCTCGGAGGGCGAAGCTGCTCGTTTTTGCCGGGAAAAAATCGGGGATTGCTTCATGCGCAATGACCACCCGCTGATCGTGACGGACAACCTGTTTCACCTCTCCATAGCCGATAAACACGTCGGGCGGAGGCGGGGGCTGGCAGGCCAAGCCGACAAGCAGGGACAAAAGCGAAGCCAAACGCCGGATGCTCCGCAGACCCGAGGCGCTCCGGCGCTCTCCTAGTACAGGGCGGAATCCCATCTTCAGGATTATTGCAGAGCCGAAAACTCGGTCGGAGATAAGATCTTATTGGTCTGGCTGAGAATAACACCCCGCAGGCGTTTACCGACCTCGGCCCGCCGCGGGTCGCGCGCCCATTTGGCCCACTTCTCCTGGCGTTCGTTCAGATCCTGATAGGCCCACAGGTGGCACACCTCGTTGAGTTGGCCGACCTCGGTATACCAGAATCCGACCGGCTTGAGTCCGTGCTCAGCAACGCCGGGCAGAATCATGGTCTTGGCCACTTCCAGATATTCCGGCAGCCCGCCAAAGGCGAGCTGATAGGTCCGCAGTTCATAGATCATGTTGATTCCTCCTTCTCCGCCTCGGAATCCCCGCTCACGAGTCGGCGCGATTATCGGCTGAAAGAAAGGTGCTTGTCAAATACAGGCCGCACAGCAAAAAGGGCAGCCCGCGGGCTGCCCCGTACGACATCCGAACTCGGGCTTGGCTAGGCCAGGGCCTCCTTGGCCAGAGCGTCCAGCTCGGCCAGGGCGGCGGCTTCCCCATTATCACACTCCTGCATCCAGATGGTGACATGATCAACGCCCGCGTCCTGGAGTTCGGCCAGTTCCTGGCGGGTACGGTATTTGCCGGGAAAACCAAAAGCCAGGACCTGGATCGACTTGGGATCGCGGCCCGCCTGCTCGGCCATCTCATTCAAGCGTTGCCGACCGGCCTTGATGTCTTCGAGCGGAGACAGGACCGGCATCCAGCCGTCGCCCCACTCGACCACCCGCTTGAACACATACTTCGACGATCCGCCCATATACACCGGCGGGTGCGGTTTCCGAACCGGCTTGGGGAAAGACCGCACGGCCGGAAAGTCATAGAACTTGCCGTGATACTCGGCTTCGTTCTGGGTCCACAGCTCTTTCATGGCCAGCACCCCGTCCTTGGTCTGGCCCCAGCGATGCTCAAAATCCCCGCCCATGATTTCGGTTTCTTCCCTGAGCCAGCCGGCGCCAATCCCCAGAATAAAACGGCCGCCCGACAGTTTATCCAGGGTCGCCACTTCTTTGGCCAGCATCAACGGGTTGCGCTCCGGAATGAGGCAAATGCCGGTTCCCAACTCGATCGTGCTGGTCACGGCCGAGGCTCTGGCCAGGGCCACAAAGGGGTCCAGAATCCGGCCGTACTCGTCCGGAATAATCCCGTCATCGGCACCCGGATAGGGCGAGGTGGTCTGGATCGGAATAATCGGATGCTCGGGCACCCAGTACGAGTCAAAGCCCAGCTCCTCAGTCCGCTTGGCCACAATCGCCGGATCAACAGAACGGTCGATGGCAAACTCAAAGATTCCTATCTTCATAACGGCCTCCTTTACATGTTCGGGTTGCTGGTGCCGCTGTCATAGCAGACCCAGTCCTCTGCCGGCTAGAGCCAGACCACACAGCCCGCCAAGAAGCGTCAGCCCAGCTCCTGCCCACCCCCACTCAAACGGATAGGGATCGTCCAGGCGGGACCCGCTAATCCCCGCAATGCTCGGCAAATCGCCGTCCCCTCCACCAACTTTCAACTGGGCTTTCATCCCTTTTTCCATGTGGTGGGGCACGTCACAGTGGACCAGATACGTCTTGCTCCCCGGCGGGACAATAAAGCTGGCGGTTTTCTGACCTTTTGCCGCCACCTCCAGGGTAAACATCCCCTGGTCATACAGATAGCGGGGCAGGCCGTGCACCATCCACTGGTGGCGAACCTCATCGGTATTGATCAGGCTGACGGTCAGTCGGGTGCACGGCTCGACCGTCCACTCCCGCTGGTCATAGGCGAACATCGTACCCCTAAAATCCCGGGCAAATTCCCTGCCGGCGCTGACGCGAATGTGGTGTTCACCCGCGATACGGGGACAGCCCCGGGGCAGCTCGTCGGTATTCTCGTTCATGACCATGCCGGAGGCGTCCAGGTGCATAGCGTGGTGGGTATGCATCTGGTGCCCCGAGTGAGACGGCGCATCCATCCCGGAGCCGGCGTGAGGCTGGTGGTCGGCATGGGAGGCCGTATCCATCTGGTGGTCGGCGTGGGACTGAGGCGCCTGGGCGGGCGAGGTGGTTTCTTGACTCACCGCCAGTGCCGGAAACATGCACACCACAAGCACGGTCAGGAAAAAGATCCCCATCGACTAGCCTCTCCGTGGACGCCGAAAGACAGCGCGCGCCCCGGCCGCCACACCGCCGAGCAGGAGTCCACCCACCAGCCCGAGCAGCGCCGCGTAGACCCAGCCCAGACGCTGGCTGCCGGCCTGGCCGAGCAAACCCGCGTCGTCGAGAGCGCCCCAAATCGGGATGTTCTTCTGGTAGTAGGCCGGGCTGAAGAACGGTGTCCAGTCCATGCCCTGCGTTTTTGGCCAGCCGGATTCGGTCAGGAAGGATTCGTACACAATCGCGCTGATATTGCCGCCCGGATTAATGCCGTTGGTGGTCACGCCCTTCTCCTTGTGGTCGTGCAATAACCACACACCCGGCCCGTAGTTGTGGAGCCCGTCATTGACCGTCCGCAGGTGGAGGTCGAGCCGTTGGGCG is a window of Desulfurellaceae bacterium DNA encoding:
- the larC gene encoding nickel pincer cofactor biosynthesis protein LarC → MKIAYFDAFSGISGDMTLGAFLQLGVSLDALRHELNGLELSGYRLRQTIRQRSGIQATKFEVEVHEPQVECSARSIADMLRASALIPQVKETTVRIFQVLAQAEGHIHGVPPEDVHFHEVGAVDSIVDIVGTAFCLHTLGVERVYVSPLPLGSGVVSSRHGILPVPGPATLELLKGFPVCLADGQSELVTPTGAAILAAVAQPGSVPAVRVEAVGYGAGERELNDRPNLLRVILGHSQEPPRTDQLLVLETNIDDLNPEFYEHVMERVLEAGARDVFLCPIHMKKNRPGVLVWVLCEATDRERLSGLLFAETSTLGIRVYPVERMALRREHRALETPYGKVGIKLAHQPDGRIHVAPEYEDCKRCARERNVPLKVVYEAALQAAREG
- a CDS encoding copper-binding protein, with amino-acid sequence MASLLSLLVGLACQPPPPPDVFIGYGEVKQVVRHDQRVVIAHEAIPDFFPAKTSSFALRAPALADACVPGQRVRFTLERTSQTLYLVAVQNVSPAEPGRRPARSETAGDARRDAGHEPIP
- a CDS encoding NIPSNAP family protein codes for the protein MIYELRTYQLAFGGLPEYLEVAKTMILPGVAEHGLKPVGFWYTEVGQLNEVCHLWAYQDLNERQEKWAKWARDPRRAEVGKRLRGVILSQTNKILSPTEFSALQ
- a CDS encoding LLM class F420-dependent oxidoreductase, translated to MKIGIFEFAIDRSVDPAIVAKRTEELGFDSYWVPEHPIIPIQTTSPYPGADDGIIPDEYGRILDPFVALARASAVTSTIELGTGICLIPERNPLMLAKEVATLDKLSGGRFILGIGAGWLREETEIMGGDFEHRWGQTKDGVLAMKELWTQNEAEYHGKFYDFPAVRSFPKPVRKPHPPVYMGGSSKYVFKRVVEWGDGWMPVLSPLEDIKAGRQRLNEMAEQAGRDPKSIQVLAFGFPGKYRTRQELAELQDAGVDHVTIWMQECDNGEAAALAELDALAKEALA